A window of Streptomyces sp. NBC_01241 genomic DNA:
GTGGTGACACGCGACCGGCGCGTCCAGTGGGTGGCGGGCTCCGCCGTCGCGCTCGCGCTGCTGCTCGCGGGGGTGGCGACGGTCGCCTCCGCGCGGGGCGGGGGCAAGGGTACGGACCGTGTCGCCGCGCCCGCCCCGCGCACGCCCGCGGTGGATTCCGCGGACGCCGGTTTCGCCCGCGACATGGCGGTCCACCATCAGCAGGCCGTGGAGATGTCGTTCCTCGTGCGTGACCGTACGGGCGACGAGGAGGTACGCCGCCTCGCGTACGACATCGCCAATACGCAGGCCAACCAGCGGGGCATGATGCTCGGCTGGCTGGACCTGTGGGAGCTGCCCAAGGCCACCGCTCAGGAGCCGATGGCCTGGATGGCGGGCGGGCACGAGGGCCACGACATGGCGGGCATGGACGGTATGGCGGGCATGGACGGGACGGCGGGGCCGGGGTCCCGG
This region includes:
- a CDS encoding DUF305 domain-containing protein; the protein is MVTRDRRVQWVAGSAVALALLLAGVATVASARGGGKGTDRVAAPAPRTPAVDSADAGFARDMAVHHQQAVEMSFLVRDRTGDEEVRRLAYDIANTQANQRGMMLGWLDLWELPKATAQEPMAWMAGGHEGHDMAGMDGMAGMDGTAGPGSRYRAHDGSLMPGMATRTELDRLRAASGRKAEVLYLQLMTDHHKGGIAMARGCARLCTVKVEKRLAQGMVEAQQSELDVMAGMLAARGAKPRS